A region from the Cherax quadricarinatus isolate ZL_2023a chromosome 79, ASM3850222v1, whole genome shotgun sequence genome encodes:
- the Sptz gene encoding uncharacterized protein Sptz: MSSNKVPCGPLLRYLFQGDPKVYKEVNAYLHHDGSLTSECRLSLSFVTYTSLKEKLLAHPHEAACVFHHLVARSKQINTNENIQQDAASSTEQVESSSRQVNARKDTQQVASSFLDVTQSKEARNIRKHEDVSCSSEDTSNFIKLFIECLDHCLHRIENLDEKLHKEEEEYLVLLKKQQKSISAVSPSVKAGQRFLESVEVSKLEERKLVTNTEKLRHEALFYSLLLHSCDVELSALSELFPRMLKLCYDRNLLHAHKIHVSLLASSKEFLNMFCIKESEYLLRKSRTKKFEQLQGVLSPSSSDMRQIFHICTKTSQHFLQMMFTVLANNKVTGMLAVEMQEEYQWLIPLWPVLFIQVLSKSHDRVEDPTSVAAVWDKHSDIVDPSLMKVCSALSCDMSFVNWCLAHKSRIKALPLLQLIRDHSPLYALHKSLPMHTLVPEDVLQIIEEHCMARDSSGNLSFNCKNIYIAFCILYQVFKVIGAGMQLDNIAAGWQARGKLCVGKRQGNVINSFQDRQSHEAFYLKNIAEKLEGVKRMLNDLQPLECRLEVMENMYSTIFVKHSDISDEGQSESGGEEGDFDQSCISQQTDIDSLASMSQSATLLKPSSLRKSNMTSVCTPEKDVDTKDDKISNFSEYIIIDKFGIEGKRSSKVCNASSDSGGSNSAKFSESSCISAATEQVKLDMYQHCPQSVQVVYPQSSCTMSGKSTTSNMSELPCTGYIINALVAWDIMLLLRDSLLALTARAFTENASPSQLQGNSSKQSFQSRSAYLSRCVNEGLWRLQVMTPSNHKFASSDVFNEYLDGTLLADTAQCIKYEISPSLEGTFRKITPSKDVGSLQGIKKRPVKDKNSIETGGSTEYRSILHFLFSPSPSLITLALANGNVNRINQIFQTYQIPDTATEKREACLAMRLNELRPKLSTSNQKFGRMKETKVVQASENSRNMLQNIGLLAREGSAQVGATNLIYDLITSTPPPIPKGMPKAALETGCPVMASFLNPQALVLSDLAMTVDVSETTATYLIEQALQRQTVHSSHDKPNETCCGIQGYIPLLQQMGSICSTIIDMRKSGDKQGAVDMDMSENIPSHLSNLSSTPYSLLITSLPLRDENFKTYIKAWSRVLRSISLTQKSLASCNETLDQENSNVFSSAQKNQVHLSYKMLLHTLSEEAPHLRLICVREKSYDKLGAFLRSFYQYLQLLSAMVTQHADKNCQNTRANYFALLTQRPVHILGSLMFKKGVDPVKLEPIAARMRLNLTTMILQYCCPKFTIPRENFSGRIMYDIERDKADMLGFKVLQKQVILNGSAPHCEAGVYGEVIVRDILTTILSGLHEAIQPIALASNKHYRAVILNDTTAPNALSSVDVQMALRDAADLSAIDLEKMVPGDEAVVFFINLANLMFIHAGILNHVLYSSGKVTSRSRGLFSRHQLERIMAMKRLGYVVGQLGFISLYDVLFNILSLPNPLSSILIQNDAKLKISICESNLICNRVQPCNRHELRILELLINLPSKVSFCISQGTPVSPRVQVLYADRMEEQMDAAVYEHLRLFLLMQDTRMQKAKLDLSQHFSDNTGYKKCNILTSRTFLNYLALHSDNLGCISSLQHNAPEELISTLKKLECEFSKKLPPEISVLDRNEKGIVLEFIESFEDEKFTSMRCDRAEVESLSSSPDDSPWLSVKVPLAVLTHLRRQCPLLSFIVQAFHSTAEMHRRNIQAWSDDTADTWLNILYPPSLGVKPPAEETKVFSAIRNLFSVDRHKGLAKLYEGNKVTSALTQDTEVSSIWDLADDLLGSGAITKGYSSQLLQNVTALVTVLQALHSSTLEKYPDVKILLDHLLVFLVKETEPSGDPGPWTYVNRITDSDMRCNVVMQFHRNWPVTAAVGLLNLVAHDTQLTSHQQEQAKQRAEQIEVYDKILMLGNPSHGSWQEVERICTEEPTELLQYLIQKKQFKLAVEWASYHTGDADMRHLVDQSYLMHLLDKTNPDYTTAVEALNSLHINDLVIVVHNLLQRLSNIPTRRFLIEVFLKNLYSTDGASLYSESSEVGENRKGARVTSDEHTNIKEEKCNRISSLGVQLDAVSLQQEVMGLILVEDVAPPAADRFQLSHLASSPHLIIEQWLMNVRLEAIEKSLKILTHHLDMVGSQMFLPDDSQDFGISFSGTSTAVAAREVNGLSWDVLNWLLEVYAAKALDTTGVQFAIKPSLMGEKSPKKFVMPAQPPKRHEWVPDAEVRKCPICDTAIFSMFCRRHHCRRCGRVVCGSCSQHKTAVQGYDDLFVRVCSECYQQTKELNLQDYIQVRPLADGTFDTLSQSLDVHSSRGENSWTSDIEGGWYLSTDTHHNNLIRREFCYDYAPSLSLCLAILGLHQNHKRAAVCIIKLCHHLFSLIISSLKVSNSETDHSFLLSMIQTLLTSSKVRFGNVGEHQGIELCEYYTQWVDLLSLLLKANCDDIISIEALGNMLVIGNLYQKCLLEEKAIQSDLEKHLKQEFFHMRGLRNTLVKKQMWELALDVSTKAGLETNGVWRAWALASLKAGDFPGARERFSRVLERPTDKNRTCVSSLLPEVLKYLESNPFQVDPQVMDQAERTRSSIMLSDQSRLPPSQALVVLHSLKNLNRIAQGNLNYRDTPRQVFFGQRNKKVNPSRIESAFQIECKYYLSLYGSHSMSIQYFMRHRLMQECVEYLLAEDVNVEVFIENVLIPCLRCGYLDQLMRCLYASDPHMEKWAKLMFGGCRWLERRGWWNCLLTLQEALGDRLRASMTLLRMYSNDVGSYTALASRSNYITLALTHLQAYLDSQTLHGSTAKKKKLILDMSPWYVNQNINMLTLQADVTKILAENESKGNINTDLLEKLYEMNVLKNRCLPTLLINSDERLAVAVLVICGAEILADGLNLAYRIVERSELPVEKLLSTCCQLLVQKDKVEQVSLVVSGIQEWEALRPEAVDAALHPVLHIVAANNQNNYLDSLVRLLSSDQAKMETFIACGRLKSAYLVAVHRGHHEDIERVQEVAQLGGQMHIVAMCNKWLANSCQSVSLS; this comes from the exons GAGGTGAATGCTTATCTTCATCACGATGGCAGTCTTACATCAGAGTGTcggctctctctctcctttgttaCTTACACCTCTCTTAAGGAGAAACTTCTGGCTCATCCACATGAAGCAGCATGTGTATTTCATCACCTGGTAGCTAGAAGCAAGCAGATTAACACTAATGAAAATATCCAGCAGGATGCTGCCTCTTCCACTGAGCAGGTGgagagcagcagcaggcaggttAATGCCAGGAAAGATACCCAGCAGGTGGCTTCCTCTTTTCTTGATGTCACTCAGAGTAAGGAAGCAAGGAACATCAGAAAACATGAAGATGTTAGCTGTTCTTCAGAAGACACCAGTAATTTTATAAAGCTTTTCATTGAGTGCTTAGACCACTGCTTGCACAGAATTGAGAATTTAGATGAAAAGTTGCATAAAGAAGAGGAGGAATATTTAGTTTTACTAAAGAAACAGCAGAAGAGTATCTCAGCTGTAAGTCCTTCAGTGAAAGCTGGTCAGAGATTCCTTGAATCTGTAGAAGTGTCAAAACTTGAGGAAAGAAAACTGGTGACCAATACAGAGAAATTAAGACATGAAGCACTCTTTTACAGTTTACTCTTACATTCCTGTGATGTGGAGCTTTCTGCTCTAAGTGAATTGTTTCCTAGAATGTTGAAGCTGTGTTATGATAGAAACTTATTGCATGCACATAAAATACATGTATCTCTTCTAGCAAGCTCAAAGGAGTTCCTAAATATGTTCTGTATTAAGGAGAGTGAGTATCTTCTCagaaagtctcgaactaagaagTTTGAGCAGCTTCAAGGTGTGTTGTCACCCAGTTCCTCTGATATGAGACAGATATTTCATATCTGTACTAAAACTTCACAACATTTCCTGCAGATGATGTTCACAGTGTTAGCAAATAATAAAGTTACTGGAATGCTGGCAGTAGAAATGCAAGAAGAATATCAGTGGTTAATACCCTTGTGGCCAGTGCTCTTCATACAAGTGTTGTCAAAGTCTCATGACAGAGTAGAGGATCctacaagtgtagcagcagtttGGGACAAGCATTCAGACATTGTAGATCCTTCACTCATGAAGGTGTGCAGTGCCCTCAGCTGTGACATGAGCTTTGTTAACTGGTGCCTAGCTCATAAGAGTAGGATCAAGGCTCTGCCTCTCTTGCAGTTAATAAGAGACCATTCCCCCCTCTATGCTCTACATAAATCACTGCCAATGCATACCTTGGTTCCCGAGGATGTGTTACAAATAATTGAGGAACATTGCATGGCTAGAGATTCTAGTGGAAACTTGAGCTTTAATTGTAAAAATATTTACATAGCATTTTGCATACTCTATCAAGTGTTTAAGGTAATTGGAGCTGGTATGCAGTTGGATAACATTGCTGCTGGTTGGCAAGCGAGAGGAAAACTATGTGTTGGCAAAAGACAAGGTAATGTAATTAATAGCTTTCAGGATCGGCAAAGTCATGAGGCTTTTTATTTAAAGAACATTGCAGAAAAGCTTGAAGGCGTGAAAAGAATGCTTAATGACCTGCAGCCTCTTGAGTGCAGATTAGAGGTAATGGAGAACATGTACTCCACAATATTTGTGAAGCATAGTGATATTAGCGATGAGGGGCAGAGTGAGTcagggggagaggaaggagacTTTGATCAATCTTGCATTTCTCAACAAACTGACATAGATAGTTTAGCAAGCATGTCACAATCTGCAACCCTCCTAAAACCCAGCTCACTCAGAAAATCTAACATGACTTCAGTTTGCACTCCAGAGAAGGATGTGGATACCAAAGATGATAAAATATCAAATTTTTCTGAATACATTATAATTGATAAATTTGGTATAGAAGGAAAGCGCTCCAGTAAAGTATGCAATGCGAGCAGCGACTCTGGAGGAAGCAACTCTGCAAAATTCTCTGAATCTTCTTGTATATCTGCAGCAACAGAACAGGTGAAGCTGGACATGTACCAACATTGTCCACAGAGTGTCCAGGTAGTTTATCCCCAGAGCAGTTGCACCATGAGTGGGAAAAGCACTACTTCTAATATGAGTGAACTACCTTGCACTGGATACATAATAAATGCTCTAGTGGCATGGGATATAATGTTACTGCTCCGGGATTCTCTTTTGGCACTCACTGCTAGAGCGTTCACAGAAAATGCCAGTCCATCTCAACTTCAAGGAAATTCCTCCAAGCAATCTTTTCAGAGTCGCTCAGCTTATCTCTCACGTTGTGTTAATGAAGGATTATGGCGACTGCAGGTAATGACACCTAGTAATCATAAGTTTGCCTCTTCTGATGTATTTAACGAATACTTAGATGGTACACTTCTTGCTGATACTGCACAGTGTATCAAGTATGAAATTTCTCCCAGTTTGGAAGGTACTTTTCGAAAAATTACTCCATCTAAGGACGTGGGTTCCCTTCAAGGAATCAAGAAAAGGCCTGTAAAAGACAAGAACTCTATAGAAACAGGAGGTTCAACAGAATATAGAAGCATTTTACATTTTCTGTTCTCTCCTTCTCCAAGTCTCATCACTCTGGCACTGGCAAATGGTAATGTAAATAGAATAAATCAAATATTTCAGACATATCAAATCCCAGACACTGCCACAGAAAAGCGTGAGGCCTGCTTAGCAATGCGTCTGAATGAGTTAAGACCTAAATTATCAACTTCAAATCAAAAGTTTGGGCGAATGAAGGAGACTAAAGTAGTGCAGGCCAGTGAAAACTCCAGGAATATGCTGCAAAATATTGGACTGCTGGCTCGGGAAGGCTCAGCTCAAGTAGGGGCAACTAACCTGATATATGACTTAATAACCTCAACTCCACCACCCATTCCAAAAGGAATGCCAAAAGCTGCTTTAGAGACTGGTTGCCCTGTAATGGCTTCATTTTTGAATCCACAAGCCCTGGTATTATCAgatctagctatgacagtggaTGTTAGTGAAACCACTGCAACTTACCTCATAGAACAAGCTCTTCAGAGGCAAACAGTACATTCTAGCCATGATAAACCAAACGAAACATGTTGTGGCATTCAGGGTTATATTCCATTATTACAACAGATGGGATCTATTTGCAGTACTATTATTGATATGCGTAAATCAGGAGACAAACAGGGAGCAGTAGATATGGATATGTCAGAAAATATTCCCTCTCATTTATCTAACCTCTCTTCAACACCATATTCTTTATTGATCACATCACTTCCTTTGAGAGATGAGAATTTCAAGACTTACATTAAAGCTTGGTCCAGGGTTCTTAGGAGTATTTCTTTGACTCAAAAATCATTGGCTTCGTGTAATGAGACACTTGATCAAGAGAATTCAAATGTTTTCAGTAGTGCTCAGAAGAACCAAGTTCATCTTTCATACAAAATGTTACTTCACACATTGAGTGAAGAGGCTCCTCATCTTCGTCTTATCTGTGTTAGAGAAAAATCATATGACAAGTTGGGAGCATTTCTTAGATCATTTTATCAGTATTTGCAGCTTTTATCAGCTATGGTTACCCAACATGCAGACAAGAATTGCCAAAATACCAGAGCTAACTATTTTGCTCTCCTTACTCAAAGACCTGTTCACATTCTAGGTTCTCTGATGTTTAAGAAAGGTGTTGACCCAGTCAAATTAGAACCCATAGCAGCTAGAATGAGGCTAAACCTAACTACTATGATTCTTCAATATTGTTGTCCAAAATTTACAATACCCAGAGAAAATTTCTCTGGAAGGATAATGTATGACATTGAAAGGGATAAAGCTGATATGCTTGGATTTAAGGTCTTACAAAAGCAAGTTATATTGAATGGTAGTGCTCCACACTGTGAGGCAGGTGTATATGGTGAAGTTATTGTTCGTGACATCCTGACAACCATTTTAAGTGGCCTTCATGAAGCCATTCAGCCTATTGCATTAGCATCGAACAAACACTACAGAGCAGTGATATTAAATGATACCACAGCTCCAAATGCTCTTTCATCAGTAGATGTTCAAATGGCCCTCAGAGATGCTGCTGATCTGTCTGCTATAGATTTAGAGAAAATGGTGCCTGGTGATGAAGCAGTTGTGTTTTTCATTAACCTGGCCAACTTAATGTTCATACATGCTGGTATACTTAATCATGTATTGTATTCAAGTGGTAAAGTAACCTCCAGATCAAGAGGGTTGTTTTCAAGGCACCAGCTTGAACGTATAATGGCCATGAAGCGACTTGGCTATGTAGTTGGTCAGCTGGGATTTATTTCTCTGTATGATGTCCTTTTTAATATACTTTCACTTCCAAATCCACTCTCCAGCATTTTGATTCAGAATGATGCAAAGCTCAAAATTAGTATTTGTGAGAGTAATTTGATTTGTAATAGGGTACAGCCTTGTAATAGACATGAACTGCGGATTTTAGAGCTCTTGATAAATTTGCCCTCTAAAGTTAGTTTTTGCATCAGCCAGGGAACACCTGTGTCTCCTCGGGTGCAGGTACTATATGCAGATAGAATGGAAGAGCAGATGGATGCAGCAGTATATGAACACTTGCGGTTATTTCTTCTTATGCAAGACACACGAATGCAAAAGGCAAAGTTGGATCTGAGTCAACATTTTAGTGATAATACTGGGTATAAGAAATGTAATATATTAACTTCCAGGACATTTCTGAATTACTTGGCTCTCCATTCAGATAATCTtggttgtatttcttcactgcAACACAATGCTCCTGAAGAACTCATAAGCACACTTAAGAAACTGGAATGTGAATTTTCAAAGAAATTGCCACCTGAAATAAGTGTTCTTGATAGAAATGAGAAAGGTATAGTTCTGGAGTTTATTGAGTCATTTGAGGATGAGAAGTTTACCAGCATGAGGTGTGATAGAGCTGAAGTAGAGAGTTTATCCAGTTCACCAGATGACTCACCTTGGTTATCTGTCAAAGTACCATTAGCTGTTCTGACTCACCTACGAAGACAATGTCCTCTTTTATCATTTATTGTACAGGCATTTCACAGTACTGCAGAGATGCACAGAAGGAATATTCAGGCATGGAGTGACGACACTGCAGATACTTGGTTAAATATATTGTATCCCCCTTCATTGGGAGTCAAGCCACCTGCTGAAGAAACCAAAGTGTTTAGTGCCATTAGGAACTTGTTTTCAGTTGACAGACACAAAGGTCTAGCAAAACTTTATGAGGGTAACAAGGTTACATCAGCACTCACACAGGACACTGAGGTGTCCTCCATCTGGGACCTTGCTGATGATCTACTGGGAAGCGGAGCCATCACAAAAGGTTACTCGTCTCAGCTACTTCAGAACGTAACAGCTTTAGTGACAGTTCTACAAGCTCTTCACTCAAGTACTTTGGAGAAGTATCCTGATGTTAAAATTCTTCTAGATCACCTTTTAGTCTTCTTGGTGAAAGAAACTGAGCCTTCAG GTGATCCTGGTCCATGGACGTATGTTAATCGCATAACAGACAGTGATATGCGATGCAATGTTGTTATGCAGTTTCATAG GAACTGGCCAGTAACTGCAGCTGTTGGTCTTTTAAACTTGGTGGCACATGACACCCAGCTCACAAGCCACCAGCAGGAGCAGGCTAAGCAGCGGGCAGAGCAGATTGAGGTGTATGATAAA ATCCTTATGTTGGGGAACCCATCACATGGGTCCTGGCAGGAAGTAGAGCGTATATGCACCGAGGAGCCAACAGAACTTCTTCAGTACCTAATTCAGAAAAAGCAATTTAAATTAGCTGTTGAATGGGCTAGCTATCATACTGGTGATGCTGATATGCGGCATCTGGTTGATCAAAGCTACCTTATGCATTTGTTGGATAAAACCAACCCAGACTACACTACTGCAGTAGAAGCTCTGAATTCTTTGCATATAAATGATCTTGTTATAGTGGTGCACAATCTTCTACAGAGGCTGTCGAATATCCCCACGCGAAGATTCTTGATTGAGGTCTTTCTGAAGAATCTTTACTCAACAGATGGGGCCTCTTTATACAGTGAAAGCAGTGAAGTTGGAGAGAACAGGAAAGGTGCCAGAGTTACAAGTGATGAGCATACAAATATTAAAGAGGAAAAGTGTAACCGTATTTCTTCCCTTGGTGTGCAACTGGATGCTGTGAGCCTGCAACAGGAAGTAATGGGATTAATTCTGGTTGAGGATGTAGCACCACCTGCAGCAGACAGGTTCCAACTGAGTCATTTAGCTTCATCTCCACATCTGATTATAGAACAGTGGTTGATGAATGTAAGATTAGAAGCTATAGAAAAATCCCTTAAAATATTAACTCACCATCTAGATATGGTAGGTTCACAGATGTTCCTTCCTGATGATTCACAAGATTTTGGAATCTCATTTTCAGGTACCAGTACAGCAGTTGCAGCAAGAGAAGTAAATGGCTTGAGTTGGGATGTTCTAAATTGGCTCTTGGAAGTTTATGCTGCCAAAGCACTGGACACCACTGGTGTACAGTTTGCTATTAAGCCTTCACTGATGGGTGAAAAGTCACCAAAAAAATTTGTGATGCCAGCCCAGCCTCCCAAAAGGCACGAGTGGGTACCAGATGCAGAGGTAAGAAAATGCCCTATATGCGACACAGCTATTTTTTCGATGTTTTGCCGGCGTCACCATTGTCGTCGGTGTGGACGTGTTGTGTGTGGCTCATGTTCTCAACACAAGACTGCTGTTCAAGGATATGATGATTTATTTGTTCGAGTttgctctgagtgttatcagcaAACTAAAGAGCTTAACCTGCAAGATTATATACAAGTTAGACCATTAGCAGATGGAACATTTGACACTTTATCACAAAGTTTAGATGTACATAGTTCTCGTGGAGAAAATTCTTGGACCAGTGACATTGAAGGAGGCTGGTACCTGTCAACAGATACTCACCATAACAATTTAATCCGTCGTGAATTCTGCTATGACTATGCACCGTCACTGAGTCTTTGCCTTGCTATATTGGGACTCCACCAAAATCACAAAAGGGCAGCTGTTTGTATCATCAAGTTATGTCATCATTTATTTTCCCTCATTATATCATCTTTAAAAGTATCAAACTCAGAAACTGATCACAGTTTTTTGCTGTCAATGATTCAAACCCTTTTGACTTCATCCAAAGTACGGTTTGGAAATGTTGGTGAACATCAAGGAATTGAACTATGCGAGTATTACACTCAGTGGGTCGATTTGCTTTCCCTTTTATTAAAAGCAAACTGTGATGACATAATCTCAATTGAAGCTTTAGGAAATATGCTTGTAATTGGAAATTTGTACCAAAAATGTTTATTAGAAGAGAAAGCCATTCAGAGTGATTTAGAAAAACACTTGAAGCAAGAATTTTTCCATATGAGAGGGCTACGCAACACACTCGTCAAGAAGCAGATGTGGGAATTAGCTCTGGATGTCTCAACCAAAGCTGGACTTGAAACTAATGGAGTGTGGAGAGCATGGGCCTTGGCTTCTCTCAAGGCAGGGGATTTTCCTGGAGCTCGGGAACGATTCTCGCGAGTTCTTGAAAGACCAACAGACAAAAATAGGACCTGTGTGTCATCCTTGTTGCCAGAAGTTCTTAAATATCTTGAGAGTAACCCATTCCAAGTAGATCCACAGGTAATGGACCAAGCAGAGCGCACAAGATCAAGCATCATGCTCAGTGATCAGTCCAGGCTTCCTCCATCACAGGCCCTTGTAGTACTTCATAGTCTCAAGAACCTTAACCGAATTGCACAAGGTAATCTGAATTATAGAGATACCCCTAGACAAGTGTTTTTTGGTCAAAGAAATAAAAAAGTGAACCCATCAAGAATTGAATCAGCATTCCAGATCGAGTGTAAATATTACCTTAGTTTGTATGGGAGTCATTCCATGTCCATTCAGTATTTTATGAGACATAGACTAATGCAGGAATGTGTGGAGTATTTGCTTGCTGAAGATGTTAACGTGGAAGTCTTTATTGAAAATGTCTTGATACCTTGCTTAAGATGTGGCTATCTTGATCAGTTGATGCGATGCCTATATGCATCAGATCCCCACATGGAAAAGTGGGCCAAGTTGATGTTTGGAGGCTGCCGCTGGCTGGAGCGACGTGGTTGGTGGAACTGTCTTTTGACCTTACAAGAAGCATTGGGCGACAGACTGAGAGCATCAATGACTCTTCTCAGAATGTATAGTAATGATGTTGGCAGTTACACAGCACTCGCAAGCAGATCTAACTACATAACTTTAGCATTAACACACCTTCAAGCTTATTTGGATAGTCAGACTTTGCATGGTTCCACTGCAAAGAAAAAGAAGCTAATTCTTGACATGTCTCCCTGGTATGTAAATCAGAATATCAATATGCTAACATTGCAAGCTGATGTCACAAAGATCTTGGCAGAAAATGAATCAAAAGGAAACATTAATACAGATCTTTTGGAAAAGCTTTAtgaaatgaatgttttaaaaaATAGATGCTTGCCAACACTGTTAATAAATAGTGATGAGCGGTTAGCAGTAGCAGTTCTTGTAATATGTGGAGCTGAGATTTTGGCAGATGGTTTAAACCTTGCATATCGGATAGTGGAGAGAAGTGAATTGCCGGTGGAGAAGTTGCTGTCAACATGTTGCCAATTGCTGGTTCAGAAAGATAAGGTCGAACAAGTGAGCCTGGTGGTGAGTGGAATACAAGAGTGGGAAGCCCTGAGACCAGAAGCAGTAGATGCTGCCTTACATCCAGTGCTCCACATAGTTGCAGCCAACAATCAGAACAACTATCTCGATAGTCTTGTCAGACTTCTCTCCAGTGATCAGGCTAAG